Proteins found in one Xenopus laevis strain J_2021 chromosome 1L, Xenopus_laevis_v10.1, whole genome shotgun sequence genomic segment:
- the clgn.L gene encoding calmegin: MMPRWRWLCLATLLVAAEAHIKQDEDSEAVLDDTEDFREEPKTFLQVEYKTPVATGDVFFTETFDDGTLNGWVLSKTVKEDSDGEIAKYDGKWDVEELKENKVSGDMGLVLKSSARHHAISAKLKKPFIFDKPLIVQYEVNFQDGIDCGGAYIKLLSESNQLNLEEFHDRTPYTIMFGPDKCGEDHKVHFIFRHKNPVIGDYDEKHAKRPEVDLKKYFTDKKTHLYTLIVKPDNTYEILIDQTVVGQGSLTEDVIPPLNPPKEIDDPKDKKPKEWDERAKIPEPNAVKPDDWDEGGPEEVEDLNAVKPEGWLDNEPHFILDINAKKPSDWNAEMDGEWEPSYISNPKCETAPGCGVWKRPMIKNPDYKGKWKPPLIENPNYQGIWKPRKIKNPHYFEDLNPFKMTPFGAVGLELWSMTSDIYFDNFIICSDKEVADRWASDSWGLKKLVASANEPSMLNQLLTAAEERPWLWVLYILTAALPVGLLVLFCWPRKKVEESEEDFDFKLSDLCDESNLELQSNAKEVSEAGKESGNEENEKSEDEDDEEEASLEEEEGAEENQSLSDDEIKESDESTGSGEEVKQSLRKRRVRKD, from the exons ATGATGCCTCGTTGGAGATGGCTGTGTTTGGCAACTCTGCTTGTGGCAGCTGAAGCCCATATTAAACAAGATGAGGATTCAGAGGCAGTTTTGGATGATACAGAAGACTTCAGGGAGGaacccaaaacatttttgcag GTTGAATACAAGACTCCAGTTGCTACAGGTGATGTCTTTTTTACAGAGACCTTTGATGATGGAACACTTAATGG TTGGGTGCTTTCTAAAACAGTGAAGGAAGATTCAGATGGAGAAATAGCTAAATATGATG GCAAGTGGGACGTGGAAGAGTTGAAAGAAAACAAAGTCTCAGGTGACATGGGACTAGTTCTAAAGTCTTCAGCAAGACATCATGCTATTTCCGCTAAGTTGAAGAAACCTTTTATTTTTGACAAGCCTCTGATTGTCCA GTATGAGGTCAATTTCCAAGATGGCATTGATTGCGGTGGTGCATATATCAAACTTCTGTCTGAGTCAAACCAATTGAATCTG GAGGAGTTCCACGACAGAACACCGTATACTATCATGTTTGGGCCAGACAAGTGTGGAGAAGACCATaaagtgcattttattttcagGCATAAAAATCCTGTGATTGGAGACTATGATGAGAAACATGCGAAACGTCCCGAGGTTGATCTAAAGAAATACTTCACCGACAAGAAGACTCATCTGTACACTCTGA TCGTGAAACCAGATAACACATATGAAATTTTAATTGACCAAACTGTTGTGGGCCAAGGAAGTCTAACAGAAGATGTTATCCCTCCACTGAATCCACCGAAAGAAATAGATGATCCCAAAGACAAAAAGCCAAAAGAGTGGGACGAAAGAGCCAAAATACCAGAACCCAATGCAGTCAAACCAGATGACTG GGATGAAGGAGGGCCTGAAGAAGTAGAAGATTTAAATGCTGTTAAACCTGAAGGATGGCTCGACAACGAACCTCACTTTATTCTGGATATTAATGCAAAGAAGCCAAGTGACTG GAATGCTGAAATGGATGGAGAGTGGGAACCCTCATACATTTCCAATCCCAAATGTGAAACAGCTCCTGGGTGTGGTGTTTGGAAGCGTCCCATGATAAAAAATCCAGATTATAAAGGCAAATGGAAACCTCCGTTAATTGAAAATCCCAATTACCAG ggtATCTGGAAACCTCGGAAAATCAAAAATCCACATTACTTTGAGGATCTTAATCCATTCAAAATGACACCCTTTGGTGCTGTTGGGTTGGAGCTGTGGTCAATGACTTCTGACATTTATTTTGACAACTTTATCATCTGCTCTGACAAAGAAGTGGCTGACCGCTGGGCCTCTGACAGCTGGGGCCTGAAGAAGCTGGTGGCTAGTGCCAATGAG CCGAGTATGTTGAACCAGCTGCTGACTGCTGCAGAGGAGAGGCCTTGGCTCTGGGTTCTGTATATCCTGACAGCTGCTCTGCCTGTGGGTCTTCTGGTGCTGTTCTGTTGGCCAAGAAAG AAAGTGGAAGAATCGGAAGAAGACTTTGATTTTAAACTGAGCGATTTGTGTGATGAAAGTAACTTGGAGCTACAATCAAATGCAAAGGAAGTGTCCGAGGCTGGCAAAGAGTCTG GAaatgaggaaaatgaaaaaagcgAAGATGAGGATGATGAAGAGGAAGCGAGTCTAGAAGAAGAGGAGGGTGCAGAAGAAAACCAGTCTTTGTCGGATGATGAG ATAAAGGAGTCAgatgaaagcacaggatcaggagAAGAAGTGAAGCAGTCTCTCCGCAAAAGACGAGTACGAAAAGATTAA